The following coding sequences are from one Leishmania major strain Friedlin complete genome, chromosome 36 window:
- a CDS encoding putative protein-l-isoaspartate o-methyltransferase, with the protein MAWHCSSTTNAGMVTALQREGLIKTPEVMEVMRRVDRGWFVRNSKDAYRDQPLPIGFGVTISAPHMHAIMLELVSPSVLRHKNLDRGHCQPLRLLDIGSGSGFMTAAFAALCEAAWRDGEPPMFEVVGIEHVQELQKQSKRVLESHFPEWIRERRVTLLHGDGRKPRSIAGVGEEKGECFDVIHVGATAPKTLVPEYLSLLRCGGTLVIPVGNPAEVQELQVFTKGDEGAFTMRRACHVQFVPLTSLHAQLDGDATTRT; encoded by the coding sequence ATGGCATGGCACTGCTCGTCGACGACGAATGCGGGGATGGTGACTGCACTGCAGCGCGAGGGTCTCATCAAAACACCCGAGGTGATGGAGGTGATGCGGCGTGTGGACCGCGGCTGGTTCGTGCGCAACTCCAAGGATGCTTACCGTGACCAGCCTCTGCCCATCGGATTCGGCGTGACCATCAGCGCTCCACACATGCATGCTATCATGTTGGAGCTGGTGAGTCCGTCTGTGCTGCGCCACAAGAATCTGGACCGAGGTCATTGCCAACCGCTGCGACTGCTGGACATCGGTAGTGGCAGCGGCTTCATGACGGCTGCCTTTGCCGCGCTGTGTGAGGCGGCTTGGCGAGACGGTGAGCCGCCTATGTTTGAGGTGGTGGGTATCGAGCACGTGCAGGAGCTTCAGAAGCAGTCAAAGCGTGTCCTCGAGTCGCACTTCCCTGAGTGGATTCGCGAGCGCCGCGTCACATTGCTGCATGGAGACGGACGAAAGCCTCGCTCCATCGCGGGTGTCGGTGAGGAAAAAGGTGAATGCTTTGACGTCATCcacgtcggcgccaccgcgccgaAGACTCTCGTGCCCGAGTACCTAAGCCTTCTCCGGTGCGGTGGTACGCTGGTGATCCCCGTTGGTAACCCGGCCGAGGTGCAGGAGTTACAGGTGTTCACGAAGGGCGATGAAGGCGCTTTCACGATGCGACGGGCGTGCCACGTGCAGTTTGTGCCGCTCACATCTCTACATGCCCAGCTCGATGGCGACGCGACGACGCGCACGTAA
- a CDS encoding similarity to endo-1-like protein has translation MSADRPNRCCPTEKGAAQCEYNPAGNDLYMVGPYNSKAGVVLVCDIFGLLPNSKRFADVLAEHGFLVAMPDFFGPLAWPESEWPADFQSMRWLQYVEKITQFDAFVPQMEAAIAVLRQMGCAKVGAIGMCWGAALPFMMAAQGKIDAAAAAHPSFFTADAVRAAKTPVLVLPSKDEPPMDDVEAAVNSHPMEPHVHKRFDALHHGFFGARYNPDAYTAEELKDVETARQLVLDFFKKSLH, from the coding sequence ATGTCCGCGGATCGCCCgaaccgctgctgccccacCGAAAAGGGGGCCGCCCAGTGTGAGTACAACCCCGCCGGCAACGACCTCTACATGGTGGGCCCCTACAACAGCAAGGCTGGCGTGGTGCTCGTGTGCGACATCTTCGGTTTGCTGCCCAACTCGAAACGCTTTGCTGACGTGCTAGCTGAACACGGCTTCCTTGTAGCCATGCCGGACTTCTTTGGGCCGCTGGCATGGCCCGAGTCGGAGTGGCCGGCCGACTTCCAGTCGATGCGCTGGCTCCAGTATGTGGAGAAAATCACGCAGTTCGACGCCTTTGTGCCTCAAATGGAGGCGGCGatcgcggtgctgcgccaaATGGGGTGTGCGAAGGTTGGCGCCATTGGCATGTGCTGGGGTGCTGCCCTGCCCTTCATGATGGCAGCACAGGGCAAgatcgacgctgccgccgcggcgcacccgTCCTTCTTCACTGCCGACGCAGTGAGGGCCGCGAAGACGCctgtgctggtgctgccgtcgAAGGACGAGCCTCCCATGGACGATGTCGAAGCCGCTGTCAACTCGCACCCGATGGAGCCGCACGTGCACAAGCGCTTTGACGCCCTTCACCACGGGTTCTTTGGAGCCCGCTACAACCCGGACGCGTACACGGCTGAGGAACTGAAGGACGTGGAGACGGCACGGCAGCTCGTGTTGGACTTCTTCAAGAAGTCACTCCATTAG